The sequence CAAGACCTAAGCCATCCTGTACATAATAGTCACCGGCATATCATAAGCAAACATAAGCACAGCTACAACTACAACTACAAGCAGTGGTGGTCGTAGGAAGCAGTGCCGTCGTCGAAGTTCTGGGAGTAGCTATGCGGGTCGTACCCGAACCTCACCGCGGTTCGCCTCGGCCGCGCCGCGCGTCTTCTCCAAGAGCGCCTCAGCCTCAACAGCAGCCGCTTCACCGCCGCAGCTGAACGGCGGTGGCCGCCGCTCCTGGCGTGGACCCTACCGCCCAAGCCGCTGCCTCCGGTGTACGGGCCTAGCAGAGACGCCGCCATGATCGTTCACTCCGTCGGTTGGGTTCTCACAGGTCACTGACGCTCTTGCCACTAACTAACTAGCTGTGTGCTCTATCTGCTCCGAGCGGAATAATACGTATTTGTGTGCTGCAGCTGTAGCTTCTGAAGATGTTGTGCAAAACGAAACCTCGCATGCCGCAGATTTATAAGCTCGGATGCTGGGAGCGTTCCGACACGCGTCGATCGAAGCCGCCGCCCGGACCCAGCAGCGCGCACTCACGTCGTACGTGTACATGGTGACGAGGCATCCACTACGGCGATCGTGCGAAAGGGTCTATGCAACTTCATGCATGCATGTTTTTTTTGTAAGTCGCCGTCGTGCAGTCGGAAGAAAGACACAGCCGTCTACCATCAAGAACGGAAGAGCATGTGCATTTGCTTTAGTGACGAAATGAAAATCGGACCTCGATTATTTGCTAGAGGATGAGAGGTTGGCCATGGCGGCAACTGTGGCCACGGCGGCGCCGGCGCCTGCTCACCTGCGCTGCTTCCGTTCCTGCCTGTCCTCCCGATCGATAAGGTCGGCGCCTTCCTGTGCCGCTGGGTCATGCATGCATgtcggagtggtcatctgttagtTTATTTGCTGTAGAGATGCCGGTCGGTCAGCGGTTGATACGTACGTGGCCTGTTCAATGCATGAACGCATGTGCGGAGGGAGCTAGACGATTTCATCGAAGATCGGTGGTGGGTTCACTCTTCAGTGACGATGGATAGATGCGTGCTAGAGCTAGCACTCCTAGTATGGTATTTTTGGATAATAATAACTGGTTATTACTGTTTGTTTTTGGATGATCTTATCCTTGTACTGATCGAACATGACTAAAGCTTAGGACGACGTGGGCATTTTCTTTTAATTTACAGCTGGAACATGCATGTGTATATATGGTCTTTTTGAAATTAAATCtccataagaaaaagagaaaagatgACATCGAGCTGAGTCATCGTTGCACAGGATCAATGTGGGACAGCGGCGGATTAGAATGTGTCATCTACAGACTACAACGGATCTCTGCGTCCTAGAGAGAAATGGAAAGGGAACGCATTAATGTTATGCTAAAGCAAAAATCTCGAGAAAAGGCAGAGCTTCTAGGTTTTTTTTAAGAAAGGGAAGCTTGGAGCTAGCTACTTGCGCGTAGCCTTCGAAGCACCTTTGAGTTATCTTGTGCAAAGAAGCCGAATGTATGTTTGTAAACATATACATTACAAAGGAAGATGGAATAAAtattgctaaggcacaagatatgaGTTTCACACTTTATTGTTCATTGTCATATCATTCATTATGGTTTTGTTCGCATCTCTTTCTAAAGACCTTCGTCTTCAAACCATCACTTCAAAGAAGTGATAACTTAAGAACGAAGGTTCAGACTTTCAAAGAAGTGGCCAACAATATATATGGTCTCTTATGAAATCTTCAAAAAAGAAGAGATATGACATCAAGCTGCCGTTGCACAGGATCAATACAATATATATGCATGAGGGCGGATTAGAATATGTGTCATCTACAGACTACAACGAATTAGAATATGTGTCATCAACTATACAACCACCATGAGCGCTTTCTTCGTCCTCGCTATTGTTGTTTTATATTAACTTCTAACTTTTCATCTCTTTTCTCGTCTCCATCTTCTTCGCCTAGATTCTTTCGCACCACCATAGAGGGCATCGACATTCCTCCGTCGGCAAGCGCCTCAAACCGCTATCGTGACTCTCCGCTGACCAGCGGGGCAAGAAGAGGCGAGGTAGAGGAGGAGACGTCGCTGTCAGCGAAGCGGGGCTGGGTAGGCGGACAAGGAGACGCTCCGGAACTCGAGTTTAGTTTTGGTTCTTGGCAAAAAAAATCGAGATGTTAAGGTCGATGataatatatatattgcttatttTCATGAAATCGttatatgctaatattttatTGAATTACGTGTCGTCTCAAGGCACTCATTGTACTGGTCGTTATTTGATGCACGGTCAATTGCACACACGCGAGTAGAATACTGACACGTGAAACAATGTGTCTGATGACTCTGATCTGATGCCAGTGGGACTTCGGAAGATCGGCTGTGGATTCAGTGTTGACGATGGATGAgcaatccaagccactcaccatgGATAATAGCTGACTTCTGCAGGTTCTTTTTGGATGATTGTATATATCCTCGTATGGAGGATGACTAAAGCTTAGAACATGCACTGTCTTTTGATATCTttcagaaaagaaaagaaaaaagatacCATCGAGCTGAGTCATCCGTATTATATGCACATGTGGGAGCGGATATATTAGAATGTGTCACTACAACGAATTTCTACATCATAAAGAAAGAGAAAGGGTACGCCACACTACTGTTATGTTAAAGCAAAAGCTAATCTCTAGATGAGGCGAAGCTTCTAGTTGCATGCGCCTTTCGTTCAGCCAGGGATGCTCGGTGATGGTGGAATGGCAGCGCCTACATATATGCAGGAGAATTGAATGCGTGGTAGTACAGGATCATCCGAGTCATCACGGTCCAAGGATGAGTCACCATGACTTGCTTTTAAGGTTTTGCCGCTCCTGACCTGATGCATGCCAGTTTATCAGTAGCTTTGTTCATTTGACTGTCAAGCTTAGTCTTTTTCCGAACTGATGGTGATGTCGCCTGCTGTCTGCTGATATAAAGAGATCCGTCGATAGTCCCGGCTAACTACTTGGATCTTTTCTAAGTAGGGATAAAAACGGTGGAAAAAACAGCTGAattaattttgttttatattttttAACAGGACGAAAATGGAGAACCAACTGTCAGAATACATGATCGGAATTATCGGTTATTCGAAAACGATCGAAAACGATAAACTCTAATAAAAAAAGATAAATATTTTGTAGTTTCCATATATACATAATAAATGGCATATTGCCTATTTTTTAAGATATTAAAATACACAAACAACTTTTCTTGATCATTCATATTATGTAGAGTAATTATATTTTGTTTTTTCTCTTATTAATTCACTTGAATACAACAAAAATCTATAATTTGCATAAGTTATACACTAGATGTATCTTATATTATATAAAAACGATAAAAAAAATGGTATCATTACGGCTCGGAAACGAAAAATACGAAAACTAGCTACCGTACGTTTTTAATCGGTTCCCGAACAATTTGAAAACCAATGAGAAAACACGGTATTCAGAAACATTGTAATCTATAGTGCAAATACCCTATTTTTCACGATCTGTTGCGGACAACCTTACTCTATCAATAAAATATGTTTCATTGTAACTTTTTAGGAAATAAAGTACCTACAATCTTATTGATATCCCTGTTATTATAGATATATCATATATTTTGTTCAAAATGTACAAATTTATCAAAACTAATGACCTATATATCTTGATAAGTAACAACCTTCACTAGTACAGAAATTTTAATAAAAGCGGACAAAAGGAGGTGATTGCAACCACCTCCGTTAATCGATGATTAACGAGCGCCTCCTATAATGCGTTAACCGAGGGAGACACTGTAGCGGAGGCTGTCTCGGTTAATTAGTATTAACGGAGGCGGTCGTTTTAAGGCAACCGCAGAGCGGATCAGAACAGTGAACAGCTGCCAACAAAACCCATCCGTTTCAACGGCTGAGGGCTAACCAAATCACAGTCTCTGCTTATTGTTGGTCGATCTATGGCAGACATAGAATTGCTTTCCTGTGCATCTAATCTGCGCAGACGAGCTAAGGTATACTTTCTTTATACAATAAATAACTGGATGATGAACCAGCTAGCTAGCTAGAGAGCAAATAATTAATCACCGTAAACTAAGAAGCACTAATTAAGCCACACCGCCACACTATATCTtggtct is a genomic window of Zea mays cultivar B73 chromosome 5, Zm-B73-REFERENCE-NAM-5.0, whole genome shotgun sequence containing:
- the LOC103626187 gene encoding uncharacterized protein, translating into MAASLLGPYTGGSGLGGRVHARSGGHRRSAAAVKRLLLRLRRSWRRRAARPRRTAVRFGYDPHSYSQNFDDGTASYDHHCL